In one Epinephelus moara isolate mb chromosome 6, YSFRI_EMoa_1.0, whole genome shotgun sequence genomic region, the following are encoded:
- the LOC126391278 gene encoding uncharacterized protein LOC126391278 isoform X1, which produces MNSVADWLVQNRDKIEKGVEIMGQASEVLAATVGQLHPVLEAVFVASAEILSNPDSKEARYLTQQFELVNQLLEGIQDEIDKIALALQRTSLNKQNFDREAQMLSQYEKFQDFVNAKPKFKEKKMEKFISHYENTDADLNLDALYNAVTGENTSGDPMLETVVTTEQRNRRAVEDFCARLKKLFVVGIIAVMGHAALKEGVVGEEMVKKWQDRMEEVEKRMKAAVDDCTENFAIQAKQDMEHLLQENPGTVDREFTKTLLDSLIKKYDWVNWSIRAFSDRERIFFFNWLAGKKCHGSGGANWFDIMTKNKVKVVVSFCVNPKPINKSQIQEQIECQKMKSDMMAVALALNKSFPNCLVHAVSHYKEVVETNNFHEDCYYYGKHKRAYLCVHPE; this is translated from the coding sequence ATGAACAGTGTGGCAGACTGGCTCGTGCAGAACAGGGACAAGATCGAGAAAGGCGTGGAGATCATGGGGCAAGCCTCCGAGGTGCTCGCTGCCACTGTGGGCCAGCTTCACCCTGTCCTGGAGGCCGTGTTTGTGGCTTCGGCTGAGATACTCAGCAACCCGGACAGTAAAGAGGCTCGCTACCTGACTCAGCAGTTTGAACTGGTCAACCAGCTACTCGAGGGTATCCAAGATGAGATTGATAAAATTGCCCTGGCACTGCAGAGGACCTCGTTGAACAAGCAGAACTTTGATCGAGAGGCGCAGATGCTCAGCCAGTACGAGAAGTTCCAAGACTTTGTCAACGCCAAGCCAAAGTTCAAAgagaagaagatggagaaatTCATCAGCCATTACGAGAACACCGACGCCGACTTGAACTTGGATGCCCTCTACAATGCCGTCACTGGGGAGAACACCTCAGGAGACCCTATGCTGGAGACAGTCGTCACCACAGAGCAGAGAAACAGAAGGGCAGTTGAGGATTTCTGCGCCCGCCTGAAGAAGCTTTTTGTAGTGGGCATTATCGCCGTCATGGGTCACGCCGCCCTCAAGGAAGGAGTGGTGGGGGAGGAGATGGTGAAGAAGTGGCAAGATCggatggaggaggtggagaaacgGATGAAAGCTGCTGTGGATGACTGCACAGAGAACTTTGCCATCCAAGCCAAGCAAGACATGGAGCACCTGCTTCAGGAGAATCCCGGCACCGTTGACCGTGAATTTACCAAAACCCTTCTGGATTCACTCATTAAGAAATACGACTGGGTGAACTGGTCCATCAGGGCCTTCAGCGATAGGGAGcgcattttctttttcaactgGCTGGCGGGAAAGAAGTGCCATGGAAGCGGAGGAGCCAACTGGTTTGACATTATGACCAAGAACAAGGTCAAAGTGGTGGTTTCTTTCTGCGTCAACCCCAAGCCCATTAACAAGAGCCAGATCCAGGAGCAGATCGAGTGTCAGAAGATGAAGTCGGACATGATGGCAGTGGCCCTGGCTTTGAACAAGAGCTTCCCCAACTGCCTGGTCCATGCTGTCAGCCATTAcaaggaggtggtggagactAACAACTTCCATGAGGACTGTTACTACTATGGAAAACACAAAAGAGCCTACCTGTGTGTCCACCCTGAGTAG
- the LOC126391278 gene encoding protein rapunzel-like isoform X2 encodes MANQLQKLVAERKDMVETVMEVFEQGAEVVASIAGDLFPVFSIAAPIVKLALDNVESKEAAFMKEQFQKVRERLEVASEEIQRINDEIKKSGLDAVYFPIEENITNQFRKYMDILNAKPKFREVKKKLFLEHFAKTGGDKNLITLYNSVTGDNFSGESVLEITLNYEEKSRRPVEDFCARLKKLFCIGLIALLGHAALKGYDEEDALLKEWGEKMKTVQEKMNAVIEDCIVSFPKQAETDSRRLVRDESNLTHQQLADAIIEKLKKKYDWVGWSVRIFKSPSGLFADKKNFHCPTGKTRFQVPSSDEKLNVWVSYSASPEPVDRNHIQQVIQSQKRLSVVGVAEVLFERLPGDWVVHTVKTSRDLACSWSFRDELHYWEEHKNFYVCVHSA; translated from the coding sequence ATGGCAAACCAGCTACAGAAGCTTGTAGCGGAGAGGAAGGATATGGTGGAGACTGTGATGGAAGTGTTTGAACAGGGAGCCGAAGTGGTGGCCAGTATCGCCGGTGACCTTTTCCCCGTTTTCTCCATCGCCGCTCCGATTGTTAAACTGGCTCTGGACAACGTGGAGAGCAAAGAGGCCGCGTTCATGAAGGAGCAGTTCCAGAAGGTGCGAGAGCGTCTGGAGGTGGCCTCGGAGGAGATTCAGCGCATCAACGACGAGATCAAGAAGAGCGGATTGGATGCTGTGTATTTCCCAATTGAGGAAAACATCACCAACCAGTTCAGGAAGTACATGGACATTCTTAATGCCAAACCCAAGTTCCGGGAGGTTAAGAAGAAGCTTTTCCTGGAGCATTTCGCCAAGACAGGCGGTGACAAAAACCTTATCACGCTCTACAACTCTGTGACGGGAGATAACTTCTCTGGGGAATCTGTGCTCGAGATCACCCTGAACTACGAGGAGAAAAGTCGCCGGCCGGTGGAGGATTTCTGTGCCAGGCTGAAGAAGCTCTTCTGCATCGGGCTCATCGCACTATTGGGCCATGCTGCTCTGAAGGGATATGACGAGGAGGATGCGCTTCTGAAAGAGTGGGGCGAGAAGATGAAGACTGTCCAGGAAAAAATGAATGCCGTCATTGAAGACTGCATCGTCAGCTTCCCCAAACAGGCTGAGACAGATTCCCGTCGACTGGTGAGAGACGAGTCAAACTTAACCCACCAGCAGCTGGCTGATGCGATCATAGAGAAACTGAAGAAGAAGTATGACTGGGTGGGCTGGTCCGTGCGTATATTCAAGTCCCCTTCGGGCCTGTTCGCTGACAAGAAGAATTTCCACTGCCCGACAGGGAAGACTCGCTTCCAGGTGCCGTCATCAGATGAGAAACTCAACGTCTGGGTGTCCTACAGTGCCTCACCAGAGCCTGTGGATAGGAATCACATCCAGCAGGTGATCCAGAGTCAGAAGAGACTCTCGGTGGTGGGTGTAGCAGAGGTCCTGTTTGAGAGGTTGCCCGGCGACTGGGTGGTCCACACGGTCAAAACCAGCAGAGACCTGGCCTGCTCCTGGAGCTTCAGAGATGAGCTGCACTACTGGGAGGAGCACAAGAACTTCTACGTCTGCGTTCACTCGGCTTAA